The Patescibacteria group bacterium DNA segment TGCTCTTGGAGTTGGAGGTACTTTTGATTTTATTTCTGGAAGAGTAGCGCGGGCACCAAAAATTATTCGCAAGTTGGGTTTGGAATGGTTCTGGCGTTTAGTGCGTCAGCCGTGGCGGGTGGGAAGAATCATTAACGCAACTTGTAAATTTAGCTATTTAATAGTAAAATCAAAGATAAGTAAAGGTAAAAATATATGATTATTTATGAATAAAGCTCGAGTGAGATTTGCGCCCAGTCCGACTGGTTTTGTCCATGTCGGTAGTTTGTTAACGGCGCTTTATGATTGGTTGATAGCTCGCCAAACCGGCGGTACTTTTATTTTGCGGATTGAAGACACTGATCAAAAACGTTTTGTTCCCGGATCGGTAGAAAATCTTTTGTCAGTGCTGAAAAAAGTCGGTTTAAATCCGGATGAAGGCGTGATGCTTGATAAAGACGGTAAGGCGGTGCAGAAAGGTAAGTTTGGTCCTTATGTTCAGTCGGAGCGCCTAGATATTTACCGGAAATATGCTGACCAGTTGATCGAGTCTGGCGATGCTTATTATTGTTTTTGTAGTGAAGAGAGGTTGACCGCGCTTCGTGAAGAACAGGAAAAAAATAAACAGCTGACTCGTTATGACGGTCATTGCCGTGATATCTCTTTGGAAGAAGCAAAAGCCAGAGTGGCTGGCGGTGAAAAATACGTTATCCGTCAGCGAGTGCCGCAAGATGAGACAATGATTCACAACGATATTATTCGTGGTGAGGTAAAGTTTCCCTTAGATTCTATTGATGATTCGGTGCTGATGAAGTCCGACGGTTTTCCTACTTATCATTTAGCCGTAGTGGTTGATGATCATCTGATGGAAATCACTCATGTTATTCGTGCTCAAGAATGGTTGCCCAGTACACCAAAACATTTACTTTTGTACCGCTCATTTGGTTGGAGCGCGCCGCAGTTTGCTCACATGTCGCATCTGCTTAATAAAGACAGGAGCAAGCTTTCTAAACGTCAGGGGGACGTAGCAGTAGAAGATTACTTAACTCAAGGGTATTTGCCAGAAGCGTTGCTGAATTTTTTGGCTACTGTTGGTTGGAACGAAGGCGATGGCAGCGAGCAGGAAATATATTCGCTTGACGAACTAATCAGGAAGTTTAGCCTAGAAAAAATACACAAAACCGCCGCCTATTTTGACAGGGAAAAATTAGACTGGATCAATGGTATTTATATTCGTAACCTCAGCGTGGAAAAGTTGACCGATTTGTGTTTGCCTTATTTGGAATCGGAAATAAAAAACAGCAAAGCAGACATGACTTATTTGCGCAATATTATTGCCCTAGAACAAGAAAGGTTAAAAAAATTGGCAGACTTACCCGGATTAGTAAGTTACTTTTTTGTTGATTTGCCAGATTATCCGACAGAAATGTTAGTCTGGAAAAAGAGCACAGCCGAAGTAACTAAGAAAAACATCGAGATGCTTTTTGATTTTATGTTTGGCCTCAAAAAATGGGACAAAGAACATTTGGAAAAAGAGATTATTGGCTGGATAGGGGATAATAAACTGACTAACGGCGAAGTGCTTTGGCCGCTTCGCGTAGCTTTAACTGGATTAGAAAAGAGTCCCGGACCGTTTGAAGTAGCGGCCGTACTTGGTAGAGAAAAAAGTTTAGCTAGAATTAAATCCGCTATTGAGTCTTTATAGATATTGGAACACAATGAAGTAATGTTTTCCGGAAATAAAAAAACCACCTCAACTTTTTAGTATTTTGGCGGTGATATGACGATAGATATGTGGTTAGCGACGTTTTCCAACTTGCTTTGTTAAGTGAAAAATAATAGAATAGTCAATACTGTAAA contains these protein-coding regions:
- the gltX gene encoding glutamate--tRNA ligase → MNKARVRFAPSPTGFVHVGSLLTALYDWLIARQTGGTFILRIEDTDQKRFVPGSVENLLSVLKKVGLNPDEGVMLDKDGKAVQKGKFGPYVQSERLDIYRKYADQLIESGDAYYCFCSEERLTALREEQEKNKQLTRYDGHCRDISLEEAKARVAGGEKYVIRQRVPQDETMIHNDIIRGEVKFPLDSIDDSVLMKSDGFPTYHLAVVVDDHLMEITHVIRAQEWLPSTPKHLLLYRSFGWSAPQFAHMSHLLNKDRSKLSKRQGDVAVEDYLTQGYLPEALLNFLATVGWNEGDGSEQEIYSLDELIRKFSLEKIHKTAAYFDREKLDWINGIYIRNLSVEKLTDLCLPYLESEIKNSKADMTYLRNIIALEQERLKKLADLPGLVSYFFVDLPDYPTEMLVWKKSTAEVTKKNIEMLFDFMFGLKKWDKEHLEKEIIGWIGDNKLTNGEVLWPLRVALTGLEKSPGPFEVAAVLGREKSLARIKSAIESL